AACCTCCTCAACACTAGGGCACGGCATAACCCAGCCCCTTAAGTATCATCCTTATCGCAAGTATGACCATTACAATGGCAAATCCCCTTCTGAGTGAACCTGCCTTTGTTCTTTTTGCTATTCTAGCCCCAATTTGTGCTCCTATTATGAGACCTGGGACTAAGAGGGGTAACCACTGAAGTTCGACGTTCCCGAGGAGGTAATGTTTTATCGCACTACTCGTTGATGTGAAGATTATGGCAAAGCTTGATGTGGCTACGGCGTAGTGAATTGGAACACCGAGCCATGTAAGAAACGGAACGTTTATTATTCCACCGCCAACTCCAAGCAATCCACTGATTACTCCGGAAAAGAATCCGCCAACTGGAACTACCTTCTTATTTATTTCTGCCTTCTCCTTGCCCTCTCCCCTCTTCCTAATCATCCTATAGGCGACAAATATCAATGAGATCCCAAAGATGACCTTCAGTTTTCCTGGTGATATTATCGAGGTTAACCACGCTCC
The window above is part of the Pyrococcus sp. NA2 genome. Proteins encoded here:
- a CDS encoding sulfite exporter TauE/SafE family protein — encoded protein: MLIFLKSFIVGIVTGTLAAMFGLGGGFLLVPILNMMGVEIHHAIGTSSASIIFTALSSSYAYHRQRRIYYDVGILLASTAIVGAYIGAWLTSIISPGKLKVIFGISLIFVAYRMIRKRGEGKEKAEINKKVVPVGGFFSGVISGLLGVGGGIINVPFLTWLGVPIHYAVATSSFAIIFTSTSSAIKHYLLGNVELQWLPLLVPGLIIGAQIGARIAKRTKAGSLRRGFAIVMVILAIRMILKGLGYAVP